In Arthrobacter sp. PAMC25284, a single genomic region encodes these proteins:
- a CDS encoding bifunctional phosphatase PAP2/diacylglycerol kinase family protein, with amino-acid sequence MQSILRKARGRADRFDRKLVSAVSAFPGGVHDDFFRQLSAAANKGKLWFGIAAVLALFPGRTRRAALHGLLAQGVASSITNLGFKTLLPRARPHPEHLPVFRFVHPQPTSSSMPSGHSASAAAFAVGVGLVRPGLGAALAPVAAGVAYSRVHTGAHWPSDVAFGSAIGAGAALLTRKWWPVRPPVPDTRRTAVVAPQLPAGRGLGIAVNTLGGSYAAATKTALEEIFPEAYIILLAEDADVAAEIDAVATRPGIVALGVWGGDGTVGTAANAAVEHSLPLLVLPGGTLNHFARDTGTSTIEAAAEAAASGTAARSDVGRVRVERGQPDNPERLELTMLNTASIGLYPDLVRRREQLQKKLGKPLAGVIAMFRTFAAGCPTTLIVDGVRHRLWILYIGRGRYYPRDHAPLLRPVLDDGVLDLRMITADEALARVRLLWSVLTGTVATSGITHLSESSRIRVESGESSMVLAVDGEVMAGVRTVDLTVRRDALVYYSPGS; translated from the coding sequence GTGCAGAGCATACTGAGGAAGGCGCGGGGGAGGGCGGACAGATTCGACCGGAAACTGGTCAGTGCCGTGTCAGCCTTCCCGGGCGGCGTACATGACGATTTTTTCCGGCAGCTCTCGGCCGCGGCCAACAAGGGAAAGCTGTGGTTCGGCATCGCCGCCGTGTTGGCCCTGTTTCCCGGCAGGACCCGGCGTGCCGCCCTGCACGGCCTGCTGGCGCAGGGCGTCGCGTCCAGCATCACCAACCTGGGCTTCAAGACACTGCTGCCGCGGGCCCGCCCCCACCCGGAACACCTCCCGGTGTTCCGGTTTGTCCATCCCCAGCCCACCAGTTCCTCCATGCCCTCGGGACACTCTGCCTCCGCCGCGGCATTCGCTGTCGGGGTGGGGCTGGTCCGCCCGGGGCTCGGCGCCGCGCTGGCCCCGGTTGCGGCGGGGGTGGCCTACTCCCGGGTCCATACCGGAGCCCACTGGCCCTCCGATGTGGCTTTCGGGTCGGCAATTGGCGCCGGAGCGGCCCTGCTGACGAGGAAATGGTGGCCTGTCCGTCCGCCCGTGCCCGACACCCGGCGCACCGCGGTTGTGGCGCCGCAACTGCCTGCCGGGCGGGGTCTGGGCATCGCCGTCAACACCCTGGGCGGCTCCTACGCGGCGGCGACCAAAACGGCCCTGGAAGAGATATTCCCGGAAGCGTATATAATTCTTCTCGCCGAAGACGCGGATGTGGCTGCGGAAATTGATGCCGTTGCGACCCGCCCTGGCATCGTCGCCCTCGGCGTCTGGGGCGGCGACGGGACGGTCGGCACTGCCGCGAACGCCGCCGTCGAGCATTCCCTCCCCCTGCTGGTATTGCCGGGAGGAACGCTCAACCATTTCGCCCGCGACACCGGGACGTCCACCATTGAGGCTGCAGCCGAGGCCGCCGCGTCGGGCACGGCGGCACGGTCCGACGTCGGCCGGGTGAGAGTGGAGCGCGGGCAGCCGGACAACCCTGAACGCCTCGAGCTGACCATGCTCAATACGGCAAGCATCGGACTCTATCCGGATCTGGTGCGCCGCCGGGAGCAGCTTCAGAAGAAGCTGGGGAAACCACTGGCAGGAGTGATCGCCATGTTCCGGACCTTCGCGGCGGGCTGCCCCACCACCCTGATCGTCGACGGCGTACGGCACCGGCTTTGGATCCTGTACATCGGCCGCGGCCGGTACTACCCCCGAGACCACGCGCCGCTGCTTCGGCCCGTGTTGGATGACGGTGTCCTTGACCTTCGGATGATCACGGCCGACGAAGCCCTTGCGCGCGTGCGACTGCTCTGGTCCGTCCTGACAGGAACGGTGGCAACGTCCGGCATCACGCACCTGAGCGAATCGAGCCGGATCCGGGTGGAATCCGGGGAATCATCCATGGTCCTGGCCGTCGATGGCGAGGTAATGGCCGGAGTTCGCACTGTCGACCTAACCGTCCGCCGCGATGCCCTGGTCTACTACTCCCCCGGGTCCTGA
- a CDS encoding ABC transporter ATP-binding protein, with amino-acid sequence MIEARNLTKVYGDKTAVAGVNFTVEAGRITGFLGPNGAGKSTTMRMIMGLDRPTSGTATVNGVPFDRHAAPLREIGALLDAKAVHTGRSAYNHLLAMAATHGIPRKRVHDVIEMTGLTEVAKKKVKGFSLGMGQRLGIAAALLGDPQTIILDEPVNGLDPEGVVWVRTLAKHLASEGRTVFLSSHLMSEMAVTADHLIVIGRGRIIADAPIRDIIAGQGLSRTRVRTDQPDQLQQLLAGTGVTVARQENELLEVTGLDPRQIARAALDGRVMIYELTPLQVSLEEAYMELTKDEVEYHSHITAGAAPVQPGGN; translated from the coding sequence ATGATCGAAGCACGAAACCTGACGAAGGTCTACGGCGACAAGACCGCCGTCGCCGGCGTGAACTTCACCGTCGAGGCCGGGCGGATCACCGGCTTCCTGGGCCCCAACGGCGCAGGCAAATCCACCACCATGCGCATGATTATGGGACTTGACCGGCCAACGTCGGGCACCGCCACGGTTAATGGCGTCCCGTTTGACCGGCATGCCGCCCCGCTGCGTGAGATCGGCGCGCTGCTGGATGCCAAAGCCGTCCACACCGGCCGTTCCGCCTACAACCACCTGCTGGCGATGGCGGCCACGCACGGCATCCCCAGGAAGCGCGTGCACGATGTCATTGAAATGACCGGGCTGACCGAGGTGGCCAAGAAAAAGGTCAAGGGGTTCTCCCTCGGCATGGGCCAGCGGCTGGGCATCGCGGCCGCGCTGCTGGGCGACCCGCAGACCATTATTTTGGACGAACCCGTCAATGGCCTCGACCCGGAAGGCGTCGTCTGGGTCCGGACCCTGGCCAAGCACCTGGCATCGGAGGGCCGCACGGTGTTCCTCTCCAGCCACCTGATGAGCGAAATGGCCGTCACCGCGGACCACCTGATTGTGATTGGACGGGGACGGATCATCGCCGACGCCCCGATCCGGGACATCATTGCCGGCCAGGGCCTGAGCAGAACCCGCGTCCGCACCGACCAGCCGGATCAGCTTCAGCAATTGCTGGCCGGAACCGGCGTTACCGTGGCGCGGCAGGAAAACGAACTGCTGGAAGTCACGGGTCTGGATCCGCGGCAGATTGCGCGTGCTGCCCTGGACGGCCGGGTCATGATTTACGAACTCACCCCGCTCCAGGTCAGCCTCGAAGAGG
- a CDS encoding MFS transporter: MTQTATRPQLKAAAAATFLIFGINGLVFASWAARIPAVTEILQITAGQMGTLLLCVAVGSLIALPTAGHVVGRIGTANTVRAAGLLVAAAGVGIALSLAAGAVSGTAISLFFFGIGIGLWDVSQNIEGADVEHKLGRTIMPQFHAAFSGGAFVGALIGAGLSNIGIGLPAHLLVIAAVVAAAALVTPKYFLEHVPAAPRPAGEAKEPRAASAWRDGRTLLIGVVVLGATLTEGAGNDWIAKAAVDGLDATQSTGALLFAVFVLAMTAVRFFGGRAIDIYGRVALLRASMAAAALGLGLFVLAGNIWLATAGAALWGAGAALAFPMGMSAAADDPKHAAARVSVVSTVGYIAFLAGPPLLGYLGDLTGIRTALLAIGVPILGALMLAGAAKSLRGK; this comes from the coding sequence ATGACACAAACCGCAACGCGGCCGCAGCTCAAGGCTGCGGCCGCCGCCACATTCCTGATCTTCGGTATCAACGGGCTCGTGTTCGCCAGTTGGGCCGCCCGCATCCCTGCGGTCACGGAGATCCTGCAGATCACCGCCGGACAGATGGGGACACTGCTGCTGTGCGTGGCGGTTGGTTCGCTGATCGCCCTGCCCACCGCCGGTCATGTGGTCGGCAGGATCGGGACGGCCAACACGGTTCGAGCCGCCGGGCTTCTGGTGGCCGCCGCCGGTGTGGGCATCGCGCTGTCACTCGCAGCCGGAGCCGTTTCGGGAACTGCAATCTCACTGTTCTTCTTCGGCATCGGCATCGGACTCTGGGATGTCTCCCAGAACATTGAAGGCGCCGACGTCGAACACAAACTCGGCCGCACAATTATGCCGCAGTTCCACGCCGCCTTTAGCGGCGGGGCCTTCGTCGGTGCCCTGATCGGCGCCGGGCTGTCCAACATCGGCATCGGGCTTCCGGCCCACCTGCTGGTGATCGCGGCCGTAGTTGCGGCCGCGGCCCTTGTAACACCGAAGTACTTCCTCGAACATGTGCCGGCCGCTCCACGGCCGGCCGGGGAAGCCAAGGAGCCACGGGCCGCCAGTGCCTGGCGGGATGGCCGCACCCTGCTGATAGGCGTCGTGGTGCTCGGCGCCACCCTTACCGAAGGCGCGGGAAACGACTGGATCGCCAAAGCAGCCGTGGACGGACTTGACGCCACACAGTCCACTGGCGCTCTGCTGTTTGCTGTCTTTGTCCTGGCCATGACTGCCGTGCGATTTTTCGGCGGCAGGGCGATCGATATCTACGGCCGGGTGGCATTGCTCCGGGCCAGCATGGCCGCAGCGGCCCTGGGGCTGGGACTCTTCGTCCTGGCCGGAAATATCTGGCTCGCCACAGCCGGTGCCGCGCTGTGGGGCGCCGGTGCGGCCCTCGCGTTCCCGATGGGCATGTCTGCCGCGGCAGACGATCCCAAGCACGCCGCCGCCCGGGTCTCGGTGGTTTCCACCGTGGGCTACATCGCTTTCCTCGCCGGCCCTCCGCTGTTGGGCTACCTCGGGGACCTAACCGGAATCCGGACCGCGCTGCTGGCGATCGGGGTTCCGATTCTGGGTGCACTCATGCTTGCCGGTGCCGCGAAGTCTTTGCGCGGCAAGTGA
- a CDS encoding DeoR/GlpR family DNA-binding transcription regulator yields MRTDERHRLIGDLLRGRERVTVDELAAACGASGATIRRDLDVLARHGVLRRVHGGAKSLLFGGENPEYAQRELEENAVKKRIAAGVAALLKDHSHVWLDSGSTATEIARQLQHREMTIMPMSLRAVSVLTADSQAGCRPELLLPGGSLVPGEQSFRGPMTEANIRSLRFDTAVVTPCAVTLQDGLLAHDLDDAAVKRAGLESAGRVIVACSGSKWNASAVALVAPLDAVDAVVTDWMFSPDELAQLDRYSVKAMIV; encoded by the coding sequence ATGAGGACTGATGAGCGACACCGCCTGATCGGCGACCTGCTGCGCGGCCGGGAGCGCGTGACCGTGGACGAACTGGCGGCCGCGTGCGGTGCCTCCGGTGCCACCATCCGACGCGACCTCGACGTTCTGGCCCGGCATGGCGTGCTGCGGAGGGTACACGGCGGGGCCAAGAGCCTGCTGTTCGGCGGCGAAAACCCGGAGTACGCGCAGAGGGAGCTGGAAGAGAATGCCGTCAAGAAACGGATTGCCGCCGGAGTTGCGGCGCTGCTCAAAGACCACAGCCACGTCTGGCTGGACAGCGGCTCCACAGCCACGGAAATCGCCCGCCAGCTGCAGCATCGCGAGATGACGATCATGCCCATGTCTCTGCGGGCGGTCAGTGTGCTGACCGCGGATTCCCAGGCCGGATGCCGCCCCGAGTTGTTGCTGCCAGGCGGAAGCCTGGTCCCCGGCGAGCAGTCCTTCCGCGGACCCATGACGGAAGCCAACATCCGCTCGCTGCGCTTCGATACCGCGGTGGTCACTCCCTGCGCGGTGACTCTTCAGGACGGACTGTTGGCCCACGACCTCGACGACGCCGCGGTGAAGCGCGCAGGACTTGAATCCGCGGGGCGGGTGATTGTTGCCTGCTCCGGCTCCAAATGGAACGCCAGTGCCGTGGCGCTCGTCGCGCCGCTCGATGCCGTCGACGCCGTTGTTACGGATTGGATGTTCAGCCCGGACGAACTTGCCCAACTTGACCGATACTCCGTGAAAGCAATGATCGTATGA